Proteins encoded in a region of the Solanum dulcamara chromosome 9, daSolDulc1.2, whole genome shotgun sequence genome:
- the LOC129904419 gene encoding protein DETOXIFICATION 48-like, translating into MCNPKPSSPSSFVSNEKVHFVNSHKPIDVQVDDEEELIQKWPTPSEAFEEMKEIGKIAGPTAITGLVLYSRSMISMLFLGYLGELELAGGSLSIGFANITGYSVISGLAMGMEPICGQAYGAKQMKLLGITLQRTVLLLLSTSIPICFMWLNMKRILLWCGQDEDISNMAHTFILFAIPDLFFLSLLHPLRIYLRTQNITLPLTYCSAISVLLHVPLNFLLVRYFDLGIAGVALAMVLTNFNFFLLLCSFVYFSGVYKDSWVAPSIDCVRGWSSLLALAIPTCVSVCLEWWWYEFMILLCGLLPNPKATIASMGILIQTTSLVYVFPSSLSLGVSTRIGNELGANRPGRARISMIVSLFCAVALGLIAMLFTTLMRHKWGAFFTKDVEILKLTTIALPIVGLCELGNCPQTTGCGVLRGSARPTIGANINLGSFYLVGMPVAILVGFIFKKGFGGLWIGLLAAQASCAILMLYVLCKTDWKVQVERSKQLTQSTNSTSCVGASLPVTMPNLDNNKKKKKRGNNINNDNNNLEEILCNKEEDDLMKSAAASLDTDPLIPSTT; encoded by the exons ATGTGCAACCCAAAGCCTTCTTCTCCATCCTCCTTTGTCTCCAATGAAAAAGTCCATTTTGTGAACTCACACAAACCAATTGATGTTCAAgttgatgatgaagaagaactAATTCAAAAATGGCCAACCCCATCTGag GCTTTTgaagaaatgaaagaaatagGTAAGATTGCAGGACCAACAGCAATTACAGGGCTGGTACTTTATTCAAGATCCATGATCTCCATGCTATTTCTTGGATATTTAGGTGAACTTGAGCTAGCAGGAGGCTCTCTTTCTATTGGCTTTGCTAATATCACTGGTTACTCTGTAATCTCTGGTTTAGCTATGGGAATGGAACCAATTTGTGGACAAGCTTATGGTGCTAAACAAATGAAACTTCTTGGAATTACCCTTCAAAGAACAGTACTTCTTCTACTTTCCACTTCAATCCCTATCTGTTTCATGTGGCTGAACATGAAAAGAATACTTTTATGGTGTGGCCAAGATGAAGATATTTCAAACATGGCACATACTTTTATTCTCTTTGCAATTCCTGACCTTTTTTTCTTATCTTTACTTCATCCCCTGAGGATTTACCTTAGGACACAAAATATTACATTGCCTTTAACTTATTGTTCTGCTATTTCTGTACTCTTACATGTCCCACTCAACTTTCTCCTCGTGCGATATTTCGATTTGGGTATCGCTGGTGTTGCTCTAGCTATGGTCTtaacaaattttaattttttccttttgctCTGCTCCTTTGTTTACTTTTCCGGTGTATATAAAGATTCTTGGGTTGCCCCAAGCATCGATTGTGTTCGGGGCTGGTCCTCGTTATTAGCACTGGCCATTCCAACGTGTGTCTCCGTTTGTCTTGAGTGGTGGTGGtatgaatttatgatattgttatgtgGACTATTGCCTAATCCTAAAGCTACAATTGCTTCTATGGGGATTCTCATCCAAACCACTTCTTTAGTCTACGTCTTCCCATCTTCCCTAAGCCTTGGTGTCTCCACTAGAATTGGGAATGAGCTTGGTGCAAACCGGCCCGGTAGGGCACGGATATCGATGATCGTGTCACTTTTTTGTGCGGTGGCATTGGGTTTAATAGCAATGTTGTTTACAACTTTGATGAGGCATAAATGGGGTGCCTTTTTTACAAAGGATGTTGAGATTCTTAAGTTGACTACAATTGCATTGCCCATTGTAGGGCTTTGTGAGTTGGGGAATTGTCCACAAACAACAGGTTGTGGGGTGTTGAGAGGAAGTGCAAGGCCTACAATTGgtgcaaatattaatttaggCTCATTTTATTTAGTGGGAATGCCAGTAGCTATACTTGTTggatttatatttaaaaagggGTTTGGTGGATTATGGATTGGGTTACTTGCAGCACAGGCCTCATGTGCAATTCTCATGCTTTATGTATTGTGCAAAACTGATTGGAAAGTTCAAGTGGAAAGGTCAAAACAGTTAACACAATCAACTAATTCTACTTCTTGTGTTGGTGCTTCTTTGCCAGTGACAATGCCTAATTTGGacaacaacaagaagaagaaaaagcggggaaataatattaataatgataataataatcttGAAGAGATTTTGTGCAATAAAGAGGAAGATGATTTGATGAAATCAGCAGCTGCTTCACTTGATACAGACCCTCTCATACCTTCCACTACTTAA